In the Clostridium cellulovorans 743B genome, ATGTATAGAGTTTGAAAAAAAGCAAAGTGCGGAGGGAATACAAACTAAGTATATAGCTTTATTAGAAGAACTGGAAAAGAAACTGAAGTAAATAGAGAAATAAGCAAGGTATTTGTTGATAAAATACCTTGCTTATTTTTTATATACTGGAAGTTATTTATATATAAATTCGTGAATTTTTTCAATATTACTTGGCTGATCCCAACCAAAGTAATTCCAGCCATTTACGAATATTGTCTCAGCATCATAAGGAAAAGCTGATTGAGCTATTCCATTAGGTGCATAGCTTATAGCAGATTTAACAAGATTAATTAAATCCATTGAAGAAAGAGTGGTTTCAAAGTATTGTGATATAGAATCATATAGTGATAGATATTGAGATATTGGCATAGAAATTATTTTATTTAGTACAGCTTCCATAAATGCTCTATTTCTATCAGTTCTAGCATAATCACCTGAACTAGTTCTATATCTTACATAAGCTATGGTTTGGATAGTATTTAATTCTTGTGGTCCTCCTTGTGATAAATAATTACTTGATGGATCTGCTGAAGGATAATCATTTTCACAGATAAAATCTATTTTTTTATTTATAGCCCATACATCCTCTGTTGGAACATTTAAGGTAACACCGCCAATGCTGTCAACTACGTTAAAAAATCCTTGAACATCAACATTTACATAGTCACGAATATCTAATTTAAAATTTTCGTTTATAACCTTAACTGTATTTTGAATTCCTCCGTATTTATGGGCATAATTAAGCTTAGGTACTTGACCTTCAGGTGTATTTTCGATGTAAGTATCTCTATATATAGAAGTCATTTTTATTTTATTAGCAGTCTTATCTATAGAAACTACTATCATTGTATCTGTAGCATTTTCAACATGATCAATACCGGTTAAAAGTATATTTTGAACTGAGTGATAAGGAACTTCTTTTCCAGTATTTTCGTCAACAAATTTATTATCTAGTAAACTTTTGACGTCGTCGGTAATTCCAAGATCTAAATCGTTATTTGAAATTGCAACTCGATTAACTTGGTTAAGTTTTGTATAAGCAAAGCTTACGACAATACCTATTATAAAAATGAGTATAGAAACTATTGCAATAATGGTGATTTTGAGAGCTTTTTTCTTTTTTCTTTTTTTTATGCGAGAAGTTCTACTTTCCATAATTATATTCTCCTTAAATTGTAAGTGTATTTTTAATATTCATAAAAGCGTAGTCCATGCAAGATTGGAGATTGCCTATATTTTTACCTCCGCCTTGGGCAGAAATATTACTCCCGCCTCCATTTCCATCTATTAGCGTTATCGCATCCTTAAGTAATGTACCCATATTTAGGTTCAAAATATTTCTAGAGCACATAAATAGAAGTTTTGCCATATCACTGGTTTTCACTGCAAAAAGAACCACAACATTATCAAAGGTTGTAAGTTTTGAAGCTAGAAGATTAACATATTTAAAATCATCAGTATCATGAATAGTTTTTATTATAGTTATATCTTTTACTTTTTCTCCGTTATCTATCATGGTTTTTACTTCATAATCAGCTATAATTGATTTTAATTCTTTATTTTCTGCTAAAAGATTTTTTATATTAGTTGATTGCTTCGTAATATTTTCTAATGCTTCTTCGTGATTACACTTAAGAGTTCTACATAGTTTAGTAACAAAATCTTCAATTATGAACGAATCTTTGATACCTCTATTGCCACATAAAAATTCAAGCCTTATTCCTGTTTTATGTTTTTCGTACTTCTTTATCTTTATAATCTGAACTTCAAGAGTCGAATTAGGATGTAAGCCACAACATGGATTTATATCAAAGTCATCAATTTTAACTATTCTTATAGCATCATTAGTTTTTGGTATAGTTTTTTTTATATGAAATTTTTTAAGTTCTGCCTTTGATGGGAATAGGAATTCTACGTTTATATTTTCTAAGATTGTTTTATTGGCAAGGCTTTCTGCTTCTCTTATCTCCGCATCAGTCAAGGGTTTGTCTAAATCAATTGTACAATTTTCACTGCCTAAATGGAAGGCTATTGTATTAACGTTGAAAAGCTCGAGAAAAGCTGCGGAAAGTATATGCTGACCTAAGTGTTGTTGCATATGGTCAAAGCGTCTATTCCAATCAAGTGAGCACTTTGTTTTTTTTAGCTTAATAGGTTTTTTATCAACTACATGATATATGATTCCTTGGTCTTCATAAACATATGTTACTTTACTAGTTTCTATAAATCCAGTATCACTAGGTTGTCCGCCACCTTCAGGATAGAAATAAGTTTTATCTAATTCAACGTGAAATTCATTATCTTTTTCTAATATATTTATAATTTCAGCTGTAAAGTCCTTTTTATATTGATTTTCATAATAGAGTTTATTCATTATTAAAATTCTCCTTTGAGTTATGAACTAAGATAGTTTATAAAACTTATATATAGGAATATTGTATATTAAAATTAAATATAAGCATATTATTTTTTTAAACTTAATTAAAAATATATTTTAGGCAAAAGGGTTTATATAATGATTATAAAGCAAAGTTACATATAGGTATATAAAACAAAATGAAAATTAGGAAATTAAAGGTAATAAATTTAGTGAAATTAAAAAAATACAAAAGAAATTTTAATAAACACTTAACAAATGGACAATAAATTGATAATATCATATTAATAAAATAAAAATTAGACTATTGAGTGTATGTCAAGAATTTATGGATTTTGTTGTAAC is a window encoding:
- a CDS encoding LCP family protein produces the protein MESRTSRIKKRKKKKALKITIIAIVSILIFIIGIVVSFAYTKLNQVNRVAISNNDLDLGITDDVKSLLDNKFVDENTGKEVPYHSVQNILLTGIDHVENATDTMIVVSIDKTANKIKMTSIYRDTYIENTPEGQVPKLNYAHKYGGIQNTVKVINENFKLDIRDYVNVDVQGFFNVVDSIGGVTLNVPTEDVWAINKKIDFICENDYPSADPSSNYLSQGGPQELNTIQTIAYVRYRTSSGDYARTDRNRAFMEAVLNKIISMPISQYLSLYDSISQYFETTLSSMDLINLVKSAISYAPNGIAQSAFPYDAETIFVNGWNYFGWDQPSNIEKIHEFIYK
- a CDS encoding alanyl-tRNA editing protein; protein product: MNKLYYENQYKKDFTAEIINILEKDNEFHVELDKTYFYPEGGGQPSDTGFIETSKVTYVYEDQGIIYHVVDKKPIKLKKTKCSLDWNRRFDHMQQHLGQHILSAAFLELFNVNTIAFHLGSENCTIDLDKPLTDAEIREAESLANKTILENINVEFLFPSKAELKKFHIKKTIPKTNDAIRIVKIDDFDINPCCGLHPNSTLEVQIIKIKKYEKHKTGIRLEFLCGNRGIKDSFIIEDFVTKLCRTLKCNHEEALENITKQSTNIKNLLAENKELKSIIADYEVKTMIDNGEKVKDITIIKTIHDTDDFKYVNLLASKLTTFDNVVVLFAVKTSDMAKLLFMCSRNILNLNMGTLLKDAITLIDGNGGGSNISAQGGGKNIGNLQSCMDYAFMNIKNTLTI